Proteins encoded by one window of Chondromyces crocatus:
- a CDS encoding S1C family serine protease: MSRQELSPRLRLACGLTKLAAIPLGLVASSISIMATVGAMTTSIYARLGAALVGTVIVPLAIADRLLPKDDPKRARGIVTDVFAVGLLGFAFVFTAAGNKATRPWLVAEGDRLVRSGWSELARVAYALASADVTWPEPEPASEVTPSSSASAEPAAIGTPSEGMPALESSTTKDAGPPGDVDAATPDAGATDAATLDAGATDTGTLGERSPSELFQKFSSSVVTIFVLGDEGVRSGSGTGFFIDTEGTLATNHHVVKGAQRLRLKLKDGAVYERMDLLVEAPESDLALLRVDVTKPSNDAGTPEAPVPLTLGDSEKVVVGERAVSIGNPLGLEHTLTDGLISSRRIYEGRTWIQMSVPISPGNSGGPIFNLRGEVIGISTATLGSPFSAAQNLNLAIPVNELKRLIQPSYPQRRRLGDQSSAPTQW; the protein is encoded by the coding sequence ATGTCGCGACAGGAACTGTCTCCCAGGCTCCGCCTCGCCTGCGGTCTGACCAAGCTCGCCGCAATCCCGCTCGGTCTGGTCGCGAGTTCGATCTCCATCATGGCCACGGTCGGCGCAATGACGACCAGCATCTACGCGCGCCTGGGCGCGGCGCTGGTGGGGACCGTCATCGTCCCGCTCGCCATCGCCGACCGTCTCCTTCCCAAGGATGACCCGAAGCGGGCCCGCGGGATCGTGACCGACGTCTTCGCCGTCGGGCTGCTCGGCTTCGCCTTCGTGTTCACCGCTGCCGGCAACAAGGCGACCCGCCCCTGGCTGGTGGCGGAAGGCGACAGGCTGGTGCGCTCGGGCTGGAGCGAGCTGGCTCGCGTGGCCTATGCGCTCGCCAGCGCGGACGTGACCTGGCCAGAGCCGGAGCCCGCCTCCGAGGTGACGCCTTCCTCATCGGCGAGCGCCGAGCCCGCCGCGATCGGTACGCCAAGCGAAGGCATGCCGGCCCTGGAGAGCAGCACGACGAAGGACGCCGGCCCGCCCGGTGACGTCGACGCGGCGACCCCGGACGCAGGCGCCACCGACGCGGCAACATTGGACGCAGGCGCCACCGACACGGGCACGCTGGGCGAAAGAAGCCCCTCCGAGCTGTTCCAGAAGTTCTCGTCGTCGGTGGTCACGATCTTCGTCCTGGGTGACGAAGGGGTCCGCTCTGGCAGCGGGACGGGGTTCTTCATCGACACCGAGGGGACACTGGCCACCAATCACCACGTGGTGAAGGGCGCCCAGCGGCTACGGCTCAAGCTGAAGGACGGCGCCGTGTACGAGCGCATGGATCTGCTCGTCGAAGCGCCCGAGTCCGATCTCGCGCTGCTGCGGGTCGACGTGACGAAGCCCTCCAACGACGCGGGCACGCCCGAGGCCCCGGTGCCGCTCACGCTCGGCGACTCGGAGAAGGTGGTGGTGGGCGAGCGGGCCGTTTCCATCGGAAACCCGCTGGGTCTCGAGCACACCCTCACCGATGGCCTGATCTCGTCCCGGCGCATCTATGAAGGCCGCACGTGGATCCAGATGTCGGTCCCCATCTCGCCCGGCAACTCCGGGGGGCCGATCTTCAACCTGCGCGGCGAGGTGATCGGCATCAGCACGGCCACGCTCGGCAGCCCCTTCTCGGCCGCACAGAACCTGAACCTGGCCATCCCGGTCAACGAACTCAAGCGGCTCATCCAGCCGAGCTATCCGCAGCGAAGGCGGCTCGGCGACCAGAGCTCTGCTCCTACCCAGTGGTGA
- a CDS encoding 16S rRNA (guanine(527)-N(7))-methyltransferase RsmG, whose translation MTSTVSPALEQRIARVLSAGVGLRGDGESPASLKTDGVAGGTELIEPGGGAAGEGAEGGRGAEGVSTWIGLVAAWNARIDLTAARNEDELVDLMLADAVVLAAHLPQGKRVVDVGTGAGAPGLAVALLRQDLALTLVEPLQKRVSFLRNTIGALLQSGALKPGAGRAPFVERGRGEEVARRAPAFDVAISRATLAPGRWLDMGAALTAGAAAPEVWVLLAREEPPALTGWEVAEDLRYRWPLTGVERRAVRYLRRAPASTPGATSEG comes from the coding sequence ATGACATCGACGGTTTCTCCTGCGCTGGAGCAGCGCATTGCGCGTGTTCTTTCGGCTGGTGTGGGTCTGCGAGGGGACGGGGAGAGCCCCGCTTCGCTCAAGACCGATGGGGTAGCGGGGGGAACGGAGCTCATCGAACCCGGGGGGGGCGCGGCGGGGGAAGGCGCCGAGGGGGGCCGCGGCGCCGAAGGGGTGAGCACCTGGATCGGGCTGGTGGCTGCGTGGAATGCTCGGATCGATCTCACCGCGGCTCGCAATGAGGACGAGCTGGTGGATCTGATGCTGGCAGACGCCGTGGTGCTCGCAGCCCATCTGCCACAAGGGAAGCGGGTGGTGGATGTCGGGACGGGAGCGGGAGCGCCGGGCCTGGCGGTGGCGCTGCTGAGGCAGGACCTGGCGCTCACGCTGGTCGAGCCGCTGCAGAAGCGGGTGTCGTTTCTGCGCAATACCATCGGGGCGCTGCTCCAGAGCGGAGCACTGAAGCCAGGCGCAGGGCGGGCTCCCTTCGTGGAGCGAGGGCGGGGCGAGGAGGTCGCGCGGCGCGCCCCCGCGTTCGATGTGGCGATCTCCCGAGCGACGCTGGCCCCGGGCAGGTGGCTCGACATGGGCGCAGCCCTCACCGCCGGAGCAGCCGCGCCCGAAGTCTGGGTGCTGCTCGCTCGAGAAGAGCCGCCTGCACTCACCGGGTGGGAAGTCGCCGAGGATCTGCGTTACCGATGGCCTCTCACCGGGGTCGAGCGGCGCGCGGTCCGCTACCTGCGTCGCGCACCAGCAAGTACGCCAGGAGCGACGAGCGAGGGGTGA
- a CDS encoding DUF898 family protein has protein sequence MNAGGYGGGQPPGGYPPGGGGYGPPPGGGYPQQGGYGPPGGGFPQQDAHGQPPQQGAYAHPPAQGGHGLPQGGYGAPPQPQGGYGAPPQPQGGYGAPPQQGGYGAPPQPQGGYGAPPQQGGYGAPPQPQGGYGAPPPAGWGQPQQPPGHGFDPAQGGGYGAPPGAFVQQGYGPPADVNAGSEVRMAFEGQGGEFFGKVIGGYLLTLITFGIYAPWFICSLTNYIYEKSNIQTSRGPLRVSFRGEGGSLFGVLIVSYLLTAITFGIYAPWAICKVARYFNDNTFAQTADGRTYQLRFTGEGGDLFGTWIVNVLLMGVTFYIYTPWALCKIRKWFYERMQIVENGQPVGKLDFVGEGGTLFGTFIGGVLLTMITFGIYGSWFKVTMQKFWNQNTRISLYNRTYALDFVGQGADLFVINLVTSLLVFVTLGIYYFWGQVKKWKWEYQNTLVRALN, from the coding sequence ATGAACGCAGGTGGATATGGTGGTGGTCAACCTCCCGGCGGATACCCGCCAGGGGGTGGTGGATACGGACCTCCGCCAGGTGGGGGCTATCCACAGCAGGGCGGCTATGGCCCGCCTGGTGGTGGTTTCCCCCAGCAAGATGCTCATGGGCAGCCACCGCAGCAGGGCGCTTACGCTCACCCGCCCGCGCAAGGTGGTCATGGGCTGCCGCAAGGCGGGTATGGCGCACCTCCACAACCGCAAGGCGGGTATGGTGCACCTCCACAACCGCAAGGTGGTTATGGGGCGCCGCCGCAGCAGGGTGGCTATGGCGCACCTCCACAACCGCAAGGTGGTTATGGGGCGCCTCCGCAGCAGGGTGGCTATGGCGCGCCACCACAGCCACAGGGCGGCTACGGAGCGCCCCCGCCCGCGGGGTGGGGACAGCCGCAGCAGCCTCCTGGCCATGGATTCGACCCTGCCCAGGGCGGCGGTTATGGCGCTCCGCCGGGCGCGTTCGTCCAGCAGGGGTACGGTCCTCCCGCCGATGTGAACGCGGGCAGTGAAGTCCGCATGGCCTTCGAGGGACAAGGTGGCGAGTTCTTCGGCAAGGTGATCGGGGGCTACCTGCTCACGCTGATCACCTTCGGGATCTATGCCCCCTGGTTCATCTGCAGCCTCACCAACTACATCTACGAGAAGTCGAACATCCAGACCTCGCGTGGACCGCTCCGCGTCTCGTTCCGGGGTGAAGGTGGGTCGCTCTTCGGTGTGCTCATCGTCAGCTACCTGCTCACGGCGATCACGTTCGGCATCTACGCGCCGTGGGCCATCTGCAAGGTGGCCCGTTACTTCAACGACAACACCTTCGCGCAGACCGCCGACGGGCGCACGTATCAGCTCCGCTTCACGGGCGAGGGAGGAGACCTCTTCGGCACGTGGATCGTGAACGTGCTCCTCATGGGGGTCACGTTCTACATCTACACGCCGTGGGCCCTCTGCAAGATCCGCAAGTGGTTCTACGAGCGGATGCAGATCGTCGAGAACGGCCAGCCGGTCGGGAAGCTCGACTTCGTCGGTGAGGGAGGGACGCTCTTCGGCACCTTCATCGGTGGCGTGCTGCTCACGATGATCACCTTCGGCATCTACGGCTCGTGGTTCAAGGTGACGATGCAGAAGTTCTGGAACCAGAACACGCGCATCTCGCTCTACAACCGCACCTACGCGCTCGACTTCGTGGGACAGGGAGCCGACCTGTTCGTGATCAACCTCGTCACGAGCTTGCTCGTCTTCGTCACCCTGGGCATCTATTACTTCTGGGGCCAGGTGAAGAAGTGGAAGTGGGAGTACCAGAACACCCTGGTGCGTGCCCTGAACTGA